The Rhizobium sp. SL42 genome includes a region encoding these proteins:
- a CDS encoding HlyD family efflux transporter periplasmic adaptor subunit: protein MSWVEQELVRVRSLSGQQLIQFNRLAELERLKAQLDGERGQLIAEIVRAGTRVTETELQSLQLDQDRRTEIITELRDVDNKLAELEEQQVTAKDELKRIEIRAPQAGIVHELALHTVGGVVAPGETVMQIVPINDSLVVEARIQPADIDQVNPGQGAVLRFSAFNQRTTPEVLAKVETVAADLVTNPQT, encoded by the coding sequence TTGTCCTGGGTCGAACAGGAGCTCGTGCGGGTGCGTAGCCTTAGCGGCCAGCAGTTGATCCAGTTCAATCGTCTCGCTGAACTGGAACGGCTCAAGGCGCAACTCGACGGGGAGCGGGGCCAGCTGATTGCCGAGATCGTCAGGGCCGGCACGCGCGTCACGGAGACGGAGCTCCAGAGTTTGCAACTCGATCAAGATCGCCGAACCGAAATTATCACCGAGCTCAGGGACGTCGATAACAAGTTGGCTGAGCTCGAAGAGCAACAGGTAACGGCAAAGGACGAACTGAAACGGATAGAGATCCGCGCGCCACAGGCAGGGATCGTGCACGAGCTTGCTTTGCACACGGTCGGCGGCGTGGTTGCACCCGGCGAGACCGTTATGCAGATCGTGCCGATCAACGACAGCCTCGTTGTCGAGGCCCGCATCCAGCCGGCCGATATCGACCAGGTCAATCCCGGGCAGGGCGCTGTCCTACGTTTCTCGGCGTTCAACCAGCGAACCACCCCGGAAGTCCTCGCCAAGGTGGAAACGGTCGCGGCGGATCTCGTCACTAATCCGCAGACCTGA
- a CDS encoding IS5 family transposase, producing the protein MGWTDFTRRQYGRRTGRYASDLTDREWSLIAPFMPMPRRLGRPRKTELREVLNALLYIASTGCQWRMLPKDFPPYSTVQGYFYEWRATGLWTRINHHLVMETRELEGKEASPTAGVIDSQSVKTTESGGIAGFDAGKKIKGRKRHIVVDTLGLMVGLAVHSADIQDRDGAVAALKTILRRWPWLRHIFADGGYAGPKLRAALRKVAKFTLQIVKRTDKAKGFEVLPRRWVVERTFAWLGRCRRLAKDWEKSIASAEAWMLIAHIRILTRRLARYHAY; encoded by the coding sequence ATGGGCTGGACTGATTTCACCCGTCGCCAATATGGCCGACGGACGGGGCGTTATGCAAGTGATCTGACGGACAGGGAGTGGTCGCTGATTGCTCCGTTTATGCCGATGCCCCGTAGGCTTGGTCGACCGCGCAAGACGGAATTGCGCGAAGTTTTAAACGCACTGCTATATATCGCGTCGACCGGATGCCAATGGCGGATGCTACCGAAAGATTTTCCACCCTATTCAACTGTGCAGGGTTACTTCTACGAGTGGCGGGCGACTGGCTTGTGGACGCGGATCAACCATCATCTCGTTATGGAGACGCGAGAGCTGGAAGGAAAGGAAGCCTCACCGACGGCAGGCGTGATAGACAGTCAGAGCGTCAAAACGACTGAAAGCGGCGGGATTGCGGGCTTTGACGCGGGCAAGAAGATCAAAGGCCGCAAGCGTCATATCGTTGTCGACACGCTCGGTTTGATGGTGGGGCTCGCCGTCCACAGCGCTGACATTCAAGACCGCGATGGTGCAGTGGCGGCTCTCAAAACCATCCTCAGACGCTGGCCTTGGCTCAGGCACATCTTTGCTGACGGCGGTTATGCCGGTCCGAAGCTGCGGGCCGCATTGCGCAAGGTCGCGAAGTTCACGTTGCAAATCGTCAAGCGAACAGACAAGGCAAAAGGCTTTGAAGTGCTGCCGCGTCGCTGGGTCGTGGAGCGCACATTCGCCTGGCTTGGCCGATGCAGACGACTGGCCAAGGATTGGGAAAAATCAATCGCTTCCGCTGAAGCCTGGATGCTTATCGCTCATATCCGCATTCTCACTCGGAGGCTCGCAAGGTACCATGCCTATTGA
- a CDS encoding transcriptional regulator, whose translation MKKIQRSFAVEYKSGRRKTGSKSTSIWGNVDLKSVARDVEEEVTLRLSGGPQEQEAVGEVPLPAAQQAGPLLTLLHGQEPTASALTETMMAGESDPMTKTDVPAVVKTELAPQTQRKPRAKKATPETVLVEVTTELGAASSVSDGSQKRGRKAKSREAVSSAERAPKKRKTMPAQTVTMAPTAEGDEMADLLQLEQENQSLRKLLAEKLRAENADLRKRLKLG comes from the coding sequence ATGAAAAAAATCCAACGCAGTTTTGCCGTCGAGTATAAGTCCGGGCGGCGGAAGACCGGTTCCAAGTCCACGTCGATCTGGGGTAACGTGGACCTTAAATCCGTTGCGCGCGACGTAGAGGAAGAGGTAACGTTACGTTTGTCGGGCGGCCCGCAGGAGCAGGAAGCTGTCGGCGAAGTGCCTTTACCTGCAGCACAACAGGCGGGACCATTGTTGACACTGCTGCACGGGCAGGAGCCAACTGCATCGGCTTTAACGGAGACAATGATGGCCGGCGAAAGCGATCCGATGACCAAGACCGATGTGCCAGCCGTCGTCAAAACCGAACTTGCGCCACAGACGCAGCGTAAACCCCGCGCCAAGAAGGCAACCCCTGAAACGGTGCTTGTCGAGGTAACCACGGAGCTTGGCGCAGCTTCGAGCGTATCGGATGGAAGTCAAAAGAGGGGACGCAAGGCCAAGTCGCGTGAAGCTGTGAGCAGTGCCGAACGCGCGCCTAAGAAACGCAAGACGATGCCCGCGCAGACAGTAACGATGGCCCCGACGGCGGAGGGCGATGAGATGGCGGATCTCCTGCAGTTGGAACAGGAAAACCAAAGTCTGCGCAAACTGCTAGCCGAGAAACTCCGTGCTGAGAATGCCGATCTGCGAAAGCGACTTAAGCTCGGTTGA
- a CDS encoding ATP-binding protein, translating to MSLVDRKALPLVEAALADTRVVLISGPRQAGKTTLARMFSDKDRPYITLDDAGTLNAAKADPIGFIRGIKRAVIDEVQRAPDLMLAIKASVDIDQEPGRFLLTGSANLATIPAIADSLAGRMAVIPLLPFAQAEIRSGPGLMLDRLFAGDEPVIDGEVVLGKDLMSMVLAGGYPEALRRPTPARRVSWLEDYVSLILDRDVRDIANIDQLDRLPRLLNVLAEHAGQLINNSSFGSALGLSGVTAQKYMAILERLFLVKTLVPWSNNRLSRLVKTPKLHFIDTGLLAALREDELARLSDDKTRFGALLESFVVSELMKLASWSERRVSFSHYRTKDLDEVDVVIEDRRGRIIGIEVKASATVKADDFRGLRQLQAAVGDRFVRGLVLHDHDRITPFAERLQAAPLSILWSM from the coding sequence ATGTCCCTCGTCGATCGAAAAGCGTTGCCTCTCGTGGAGGCAGCTCTGGCCGATACCCGTGTCGTCTTGATATCCGGGCCTCGGCAGGCTGGGAAGACGACGCTCGCGCGCATGTTCTCGGACAAGGATCGACCATACATCACATTGGATGATGCGGGTACCTTGAACGCCGCGAAGGCCGACCCGATCGGGTTTATCCGGGGGATCAAGCGCGCGGTTATCGACGAGGTCCAACGAGCCCCAGATCTGATGCTTGCGATCAAGGCAAGCGTGGATATCGATCAGGAGCCGGGACGGTTTCTGCTCACGGGCTCCGCCAATCTCGCGACCATTCCTGCAATTGCCGACTCGCTCGCCGGCCGAATGGCAGTCATTCCGCTTCTTCCCTTTGCGCAGGCTGAAATTCGCTCAGGTCCAGGCCTCATGCTTGATCGACTGTTCGCAGGAGACGAACCAGTCATTGATGGTGAAGTTGTTCTGGGCAAGGACCTGATGAGCATGGTTCTGGCTGGCGGCTATCCCGAAGCCTTGAGGCGACCCACGCCGGCCCGGCGCGTCTCGTGGCTCGAAGACTATGTCAGTCTGATACTGGATCGCGACGTGCGCGACATTGCCAATATCGACCAGCTCGATCGTTTGCCACGCCTCTTAAATGTCCTGGCGGAACATGCCGGGCAATTGATCAACAATAGCAGCTTCGGTTCGGCGCTGGGACTGTCCGGGGTCACCGCTCAGAAATACATGGCCATCCTGGAACGGCTATTCCTTGTCAAAACCTTGGTGCCATGGTCGAACAACCGGCTCAGTCGGCTTGTCAAAACGCCAAAGCTCCATTTCATCGATACAGGACTTCTGGCTGCGTTGCGTGAGGATGAGCTGGCCCGGCTATCCGATGACAAGACCCGATTTGGCGCCCTGCTAGAGAGTTTCGTCGTTTCCGAGTTGATGAAGCTGGCATCATGGTCCGAAAGGCGCGTGTCGTTTTCTCACTACAGAACGAAGGATCTGGACGAGGTCGATGTCGTGATCGAAGATCGGCGCGGCAGGATTATTGGTATTGAGGTCAAGGCGTCTGCGACCGTCAAGGCGGATGATTTTCGCGGGTTGCGTCAGTTGCAGGCAGCGGTCGGCGACCGTTTCGTGCGAGGCCTCGTCCTGCATGATCATGATCGCATCACGCCGTTCGCCGAACGCCTGCAGGCTGCACCCCTCTCGATTCTTTGGTCGATGTGA
- a CDS encoding TraH family protein, with protein MLDAALIKECADPSLKPAIVEQFVQAVGSDDPLAITVKSGGRLILVRKPKTPEEAIEIVRENVAGSIVRVGLTQIPAGIGVKDASELKVDLVEPCANLRTGTAMFAKILRIVAKWYGNPTSEEVFPQLFDDAIHSWRTGKFEGENVFRAEGPGGAIVQRLPVEADDAGAFEENGSSTILDEAPTKPDDAGIRIDLTRIGGQK; from the coding sequence ATGCTGGATGCTGCGTTGATCAAGGAATGTGCCGATCCTTCGTTGAAGCCTGCAATCGTCGAGCAGTTCGTCCAGGCGGTCGGTTCGGACGATCCGCTTGCCATCACGGTGAAGTCCGGAGGCCGTCTGATCCTCGTTCGCAAACCGAAAACACCCGAGGAAGCGATCGAGATTGTCCGAGAGAACGTTGCCGGCTCTATTGTGCGGGTTGGTCTCACCCAGATCCCGGCGGGCATAGGGGTGAAGGATGCGTCGGAGCTGAAAGTAGATCTCGTCGAACCCTGCGCCAACCTGCGGACGGGTACGGCAATGTTCGCCAAGATCCTGCGCATCGTTGCGAAGTGGTATGGAAATCCAACGAGCGAAGAGGTGTTCCCACAGTTGTTCGATGACGCGATCCACTCCTGGCGGACCGGCAAGTTCGAGGGTGAGAATGTGTTTCGGGCTGAGGGTCCCGGTGGCGCGATCGTACAGCGTTTGCCGGTAGAGGCCGATGATGCTGGCGCGTTCGAGGAAAACGGGTCTTCGACAATATTGGATGAGGCGCCGACCAAACCCGACGACGCGGGTATCCGAATCGATCTCACAAGGATCGGGGGCCAGAAGTGA
- a CDS encoding conjugal transfer protein TraB — MRLELFRTGVLVALSAGAGLISWSGHVLLLPVAGAFPMLWSLARTRLQATAISAAYFLAASRGLPQGVANFYGQDIWPGVLLWLVASSAFVMVHSVLWTDRKGWQKPLRYLAACVVMAVPPFGILGWAHPIIATGVLFPGWGWWGLVVMVAGLGVMTTPYRPAAAITLTGLWLWSAAQWTTPILPASWSGVELEMGASLGREAGLQRQQDLIDVVRARPPGTTIVLPESALGFWTPTVARFWQKGLAGTDITVIAGAAFIDGRGYDNVLVTISAEKTEILYRERMPVPGSMWQPWRAWIGGGDGSGARAHFFANPVVEVATTKVAPLICYEQLLVWPILQSAFHRPDVIITVGNGWWTAGTSIIDIQRASSEAWASLFDLPLVISFNI; from the coding sequence ATGCGCCTTGAGCTCTTCCGAACGGGTGTCCTCGTCGCATTATCAGCCGGCGCCGGATTGATAAGTTGGAGCGGTCATGTGCTCCTTCTTCCCGTCGCAGGGGCCTTTCCGATGCTTTGGTCCCTGGCGCGGACGCGCCTCCAGGCGACGGCGATCTCCGCAGCCTACTTCCTCGCGGCATCGCGTGGTTTGCCGCAGGGGGTGGCGAACTTCTATGGTCAGGATATCTGGCCCGGAGTTCTGCTCTGGCTCGTCGCCTCCTCCGCCTTCGTTATGGTCCATTCCGTGCTCTGGACGGATCGCAAAGGATGGCAGAAGCCGCTCCGATACCTGGCTGCGTGTGTTGTGATGGCAGTTCCACCCTTCGGCATTCTGGGATGGGCACATCCGATCATCGCCACAGGCGTTCTATTTCCGGGCTGGGGATGGTGGGGTCTGGTAGTGATGGTAGCCGGCCTCGGCGTCATGACGACGCCATATCGGCCGGCTGCAGCCATTACCTTGACAGGCTTATGGCTTTGGTCCGCCGCTCAGTGGACGACGCCGATTCTACCTGCGTCGTGGAGCGGTGTCGAGCTTGAAATGGGAGCGTCACTCGGCCGCGAAGCAGGTCTCCAGCGGCAACAGGACCTGATCGATGTCGTTCGCGCCCGACCGCCCGGAACGACGATCGTGTTGCCGGAAAGTGCTCTCGGTTTCTGGACGCCGACGGTTGCTCGCTTCTGGCAGAAAGGGCTCGCCGGGACCGATATCACGGTCATCGCTGGAGCCGCATTCATCGATGGTCGCGGATACGACAACGTGCTCGTGACGATATCCGCTGAGAAGACAGAGATTCTCTACCGGGAGCGAATGCCGGTGCCCGGATCGATGTGGCAGCCGTGGAGAGCCTGGATTGGTGGTGGTGATGGATCTGGCGCACGGGCACATTTCTTCGCCAATCCCGTCGTAGAGGTCGCCACCACAAAAGTCGCGCCGCTGATCTGCTACGAACAACTCCTCGTCTGGCCGATCTTGCAATCGGCATTCCACCGCCCCGACGTTATCATTACAGTCGGAAACGGTTGGTGGACCGCGGGGACGTCGATCATCGACATTCAGCGGGCGAGCAGCGAGGCCTGGGCCAGCCTGTTTGATCTTCCTCTCGTCATCTCATTCAACATTTGA
- the traF gene encoding conjugative transfer signal peptidase TraF: MKRLVWFYRISSVSLFTLGLIGLLGSAGLRVNLTPSEPLGLWRIVEPDRPILVGDLIFICPPDTNGMREARARGYLRFGLCAGWVAPLIKTVVATSGQAIEIADDVRVDGRPLPQSRVARLDGQRREMVHYDGGVVPPGAVFLHSEFPGSFDSRYFGPLQMDGILGLAQEVWTYAP, translated from the coding sequence ATGAAACGGCTCGTCTGGTTCTATCGGATCAGCAGCGTCAGCCTGTTCACGCTTGGACTGATCGGGCTGCTTGGGAGCGCAGGGCTCAGGGTCAATCTTACGCCGAGTGAGCCGCTGGGTCTGTGGCGGATCGTCGAACCCGATCGTCCGATCTTGGTCGGCGATCTGATCTTCATCTGCCCACCTGATACCAACGGGATGCGCGAGGCGCGAGCGCGTGGATATCTGCGCTTCGGCCTTTGCGCCGGTTGGGTCGCGCCGCTGATCAAGACGGTGGTGGCGACATCCGGGCAGGCGATCGAGATAGCTGATGATGTGCGCGTCGATGGCCGGCCGCTGCCTCAGTCGCGCGTTGCACGGCTGGACGGCCAGAGGCGTGAGATGGTGCACTACGATGGTGGTGTCGTTCCGCCCGGCGCGGTCTTTCTCCATTCCGAGTTCCCGGGGTCGTTCGACAGCCGGTACTTCGGTCCTCTGCAGATGGATGGCATCCTCGGATTGGCGCAGGAGGTCTGGACCTATGCGCCTTGA
- the traA gene encoding Ti-type conjugative transfer relaxase TraA codes for MAVPHFSVSIVARGSGRSAVLSAAYRHCAKMDYEREARAIDYRAKQGLLHEEFVIPSDAPEWLQSMIADRSVSGASEAFWNKVEDFEKRSDAQLAKDVTIALPIELSPLQNIELVRDFVGRHITAEGMVADWVFHDAPGNPHIHLMTTLRPLTEDGFGSKKVAVTGPDGQPLRNDAGKIVYKLWAGGLENFNAFRDGWFACQNRHLAIAGLDVRVDGRSFEEQGIELTPTIHLGVGAKAVERKADGKGEAASLERLELQEERRAENVRRIQRNPELVLDLITREKSVFDERDVAKVLHRYIDDAGLFQSLMARILQNPETLRLDRERLDFVTGVRAPEKYTTRELIRLEAEMANRAILLSQRSSHGVRKPVLEATFARHERLSDEQKAAIEHVAGGERIAAVIGRAGAGKTTMMKAAREAWEAAGYRVVGGALAGKAAEGLEKEAGIVSRTLSSWELSWSQGRGMLDEKTVFVLDEAGMVSSRQMAMFVETVTRAGAKLVLVGDPEQLQPIEAGAAFRAIADRIGYAELETIYRQREQWMRDASLDFARGHVGKAVAAYQSNGKMIGSELKADAVTNLIADWNREYDPARSTLILAHLRRDVRMLNELARAKLIERGIIEQGFVFKTADGNRHFAAGDQIVFLKNEGAIGVKNGMLGKVVEAALGRIVAVIGEGEHLRQVIVEQRFYNNVDHGYATTVHKSQGATVDRVKVLASLSLDRHLTYVAMTRHREDLGVYYGHRSFAKAGGLVEILSRKNSKETTLDYAGGSIYSQALRFAEARGLHIVNVARTVARDRLEWTARQKQKLVDLAGRLAVLGARLGFATSAASTIQTSAKEAKPMVAGITTFPKSIDQAVEDKLASDPALKKQWEEVSMRFHHVYAQPEAAFKAANLDAMLSDPATAAKTLSRITAEPEAFGSLKGKTGVFANRADKLDRDRALKNVRPLADSISDYLRQRGDTERRSHAEELAVRRQVALEIPALSSNARSVLERVRDAIDRNDLPSGLEFALADKMVKAELEGFAKAVTERFGERTFLPLAAKDANGEAFQRVTSGMNAAQKSEVQQAWNTMRTVQQLSAHERSVTALKQTEALRQTRSQGLTLK; via the coding sequence ATGGCCGTGCCGCATTTCTCAGTCAGCATCGTCGCCCGTGGCTCCGGCCGCAGCGCCGTGTTGTCGGCGGCGTATCGGCACTGCGCCAAAATGGACTACGAGCGGGAAGCCCGGGCGATCGACTATCGCGCCAAGCAGGGACTGCTGCACGAGGAGTTTGTCATCCCTTCGGATGCACCGGAATGGCTGCAATCGATGATTGCCGATCGTTCGGTGTCGGGTGCTTCGGAGGCGTTCTGGAACAAGGTCGAGGACTTCGAGAAGCGTTCCGATGCGCAGCTTGCCAAGGATGTGACCATAGCGCTTCCAATCGAACTATCCCCCCTGCAGAATATCGAGCTTGTCCGGGATTTCGTAGGCAGGCATATCACCGCAGAGGGGATGGTCGCGGACTGGGTTTTCCATGATGCGCCGGGCAATCCGCATATCCATCTGATGACCACATTGCGGCCACTGACCGAAGACGGTTTCGGGTCGAAGAAGGTCGCTGTCACCGGCCCGGACGGCCAGCCACTCCGCAATGACGCGGGTAAGATCGTCTATAAGCTTTGGGCCGGCGGGCTCGAAAACTTCAATGCGTTCCGAGATGGTTGGTTCGCCTGCCAGAATAGGCATCTCGCGATTGCCGGGCTGGATGTCCGTGTCGATGGCCGCTCGTTCGAGGAGCAGGGTATCGAGCTTACGCCGACGATCCATCTGGGTGTCGGCGCCAAGGCGGTCGAGCGAAAAGCGGACGGGAAGGGAGAGGCGGCATCACTCGAAAGATTGGAGCTACAGGAAGAACGCCGGGCCGAGAACGTGCGTCGGATCCAGCGCAATCCGGAACTGGTGCTCGACCTGATCACGCGGGAGAAGAGTGTCTTCGACGAGCGCGACGTCGCCAAGGTGCTGCATCGCTACATCGATGATGCGGGTCTCTTCCAAAGCTTGATGGCGCGCATCCTGCAGAACCCGGAAACCCTCCGTCTTGATCGCGAGCGGTTGGACTTCGTGACCGGGGTCCGTGCGCCGGAAAAATACACGACACGCGAACTGATCCGCCTCGAAGCCGAGATGGCCAACCGGGCAATCTTGCTCTCGCAGCGGTCGTCGCATGGCGTCCGGAAACCAGTGCTCGAGGCGACGTTCGCGCGCCACGAACGGCTGTCCGACGAGCAGAAGGCCGCCATCGAACACGTTGCCGGTGGTGAGCGGATCGCCGCCGTGATCGGCCGCGCCGGCGCGGGCAAGACCACGATGATGAAGGCGGCGCGCGAGGCATGGGAGGCGGCCGGCTACCGTGTCGTCGGTGGCGCCCTCGCCGGCAAGGCGGCAGAAGGTCTGGAGAAGGAAGCGGGTATTGTCTCGCGCACGTTGTCGTCCTGGGAGCTCAGCTGGAGCCAAGGTCGCGGGATGCTCGACGAGAAGACTGTGTTCGTTCTGGACGAGGCTGGCATGGTTTCGTCGCGGCAGATGGCGATGTTCGTCGAGACCGTCACCAGAGCCGGCGCCAAGCTCGTGCTTGTCGGCGATCCGGAACAGCTTCAGCCGATCGAAGCGGGTGCTGCCTTCCGCGCCATTGCCGATCGGATCGGCTATGCGGAACTCGAGACGATCTATCGCCAGCGTGAGCAATGGATGCGCGATGCATCGCTCGATTTTGCGCGCGGCCATGTCGGCAAAGCCGTCGCAGCCTATCAATCCAATGGCAAGATGATCGGCTCAGAGCTGAAGGCCGATGCGGTCACCAACCTCATCGCCGACTGGAACCGAGAATACGATCCTGCCAGGTCCACATTGATCCTGGCGCATCTGCGCCGTGACGTCCGCATGCTGAATGAATTGGCACGCGCTAAGCTGATCGAGCGCGGCATCATCGAGCAGGGATTTGTGTTCAAGACCGCCGACGGCAACCGACACTTCGCAGCCGGTGACCAGATTGTTTTCCTGAAGAACGAAGGGGCGATCGGCGTAAAGAATGGCATGCTGGGCAAGGTGGTGGAAGCAGCGCTCGGTCGTATCGTCGCTGTCATCGGCGAGGGTGAGCACCTGCGCCAGGTCATCGTCGAGCAGCGCTTCTACAACAATGTCGATCACGGTTATGCCACCACGGTACACAAGAGCCAGGGCGCGACGGTCGACCGGGTCAAGGTGTTGGCTTCACTCTCCCTCGATCGTCATCTGACCTATGTCGCGATGACCCGTCATCGCGAGGATCTCGGCGTCTATTACGGCCACCGATCCTTCGCCAAGGCTGGAGGCCTGGTCGAAATCCTGTCGCGCAAGAATTCGAAGGAAACCACGCTCGATTACGCCGGCGGCAGCATCTACTCGCAGGCACTCCGCTTTGCCGAAGCGCGCGGGCTTCACATCGTCAACGTCGCCAGAACGGTTGCGCGCGATCGTCTCGAATGGACGGCTCGGCAGAAGCAAAAGCTTGTCGATCTCGCCGGCCGGCTTGCAGTCCTCGGCGCCAGGCTCGGTTTCGCAACGTCGGCGGCCAGCACAATTCAAACTTCAGCAAAGGAGGCCAAGCCCATGGTGGCCGGTATCACCACATTCCCGAAATCGATCGATCAGGCAGTGGAGGACAAGCTTGCATCCGATCCGGCATTGAAGAAGCAGTGGGAGGAAGTGTCCATGCGCTTCCACCACGTTTACGCGCAGCCCGAAGCGGCGTTCAAGGCGGCGAATCTCGATGCAATGTTGAGCGATCCGGCGACCGCGGCGAAGACGCTTTCACGGATCACTGCAGAGCCGGAAGCTTTCGGCTCCCTGAAAGGCAAGACCGGTGTCTTCGCCAACCGTGCCGACAAATTGGACCGGGACCGGGCGCTGAAAAATGTGAGGCCGCTCGCGGACAGTATCAGCGACTATCTACGCCAGCGCGGCGATACCGAACGGAGAAGTCACGCCGAGGAGCTTGCTGTGCGCAGGCAGGTTGCGCTGGAGATCCCCGCTCTCTCGTCCAATGCGAGAAGCGTGCTTGAACGGGTGCGTGATGCCATCGACCGCAACGACCTCCCCTCGGGTCTTGAGTTCGCGCTCGCCGACAAGATGGTGAAGGCTGAACTCGAAGGTTTCGCCAAGGCGGTTACCGAACGGTTCGGAGAGAGAACCTTCCTACCCCTTGCAGCGAAGGACGCCAACGGCGAGGCTTTCCAGCGGGTGACGTCGGGCATGAACGCCGCCCAGAAGAGTGAGGTGCAACAGGCCTGGAACACGATGCGGACGGTGCAGCAACTGTCTGCCCACGAGCGCAGCGTGACGGCACTCAAACAGACTGAAGCATTGCGTCAGACGAGATCGCAGGGGCTCACCCTCAAATGA
- the traC gene encoding conjugal transfer protein TraC produces the protein MKKPSSRIREEIAKLQEQLKHAETREAERIGRIALRAGLGEIEIDETELHAALEELAKRFRAGKPGAIGRKGSGESRSSGGQSETAASGAAPGSVGED, from the coding sequence ATGAAGAAGCCATCCTCCAGGATCCGCGAAGAGATCGCTAAGCTCCAAGAACAGCTCAAGCACGCGGAAACGAGAGAAGCCGAACGCATTGGCCGCATTGCGCTTCGGGCAGGTCTCGGCGAGATCGAGATCGATGAGACGGAACTACACGCGGCGCTCGAAGAGCTGGCGAAACGCTTTCGCGCAGGCAAGCCAGGTGCGATCGGAAGGAAGGGGTCAGGGGAAAGCAGATCGAGCGGCGGACAGTCCGAGACGGCCGCGTCTGGCGCGGCTCCGGGCAGCGTTGGCGAGGATTGA
- the traD gene encoding type IV conjugative transfer system coupling protein TraD: MSRNATSDTRKKDTREKIALGGLIVKAGLRFEKRALLLGALIELQQRLKSDDSERARLTAIGAEAFGNESE; this comes from the coding sequence ATGAGCAGGAACGCAACCTCCGACACCCGGAAGAAGGACACCCGCGAAAAGATCGCGCTTGGCGGCCTGATCGTCAAAGCGGGTCTTCGCTTCGAGAAACGCGCGCTCCTTCTCGGAGCTCTGATCGAACTGCAGCAGCGGCTGAAGTCCGACGACAGCGAGCGAGCGCGGTTGACAGCGATCGGAGCGGAGGCGTTCGGCAATGAAAGCGAATAG